A section of the Thermoplasmata archaeon genome encodes:
- the asnS gene encoding asparagine--tRNA ligase, whose translation MSGETVKIRRVLSGELEGREARVRGWIYRTRSSGGICFVQIRDATGVLQTTVARGAVPEPDFEAAKRALIESSVEAGGIVTRDARAPGGWELRASSFKILGAAAIFPITEYQSEEHLLNNRHLWIRSRALTNVMKVKATVLAAAREWFARNDFYEVTPPIITSNACEGGTTLFELKYFDQKAYLAQSAQLYLEAIMFSLERVYSLTPSFRAERSRTTRHLAEYWHLEGEEAFVGNEENMRIQEELVSAMVNAAAERNPEELRALGRDPAELKRVTPPFKRLSYAQALELLRDRGYGMEWGEDLGTNEERVLVEGEEKPVFIVNYPKEAKPFYMRENPDDPRTYLCADLLAPEGYGEIIGGSEREVDADKLVERLRAQGTPLGPYEWYIDLRRYGSVQHSGFGLGIERLVRWICKQEHIRDTIPFPRTINRVYP comes from the coding sequence ATGTCTGGAGAGACGGTTAAAATCCGCCGCGTTCTGAGCGGAGAGCTCGAGGGAAGGGAGGCGAGGGTCCGGGGCTGGATATACCGAACCCGCTCGAGCGGGGGAATCTGCTTCGTGCAGATTAGAGACGCCACCGGCGTTCTCCAGACAACGGTGGCGAGGGGAGCGGTTCCAGAGCCGGACTTCGAGGCGGCAAAGAGGGCGCTCATTGAATCCTCGGTTGAGGCCGGGGGCATTGTGACTAGGGACGCGCGCGCCCCGGGAGGCTGGGAGCTCAGGGCCAGCAGTTTTAAGATTCTGGGTGCGGCCGCTATTTTCCCCATCACGGAGTACCAGAGCGAAGAGCACCTGCTGAACAACCGGCACCTCTGGATTCGGAGCCGCGCGCTGACCAACGTGATGAAGGTCAAGGCGACGGTCCTGGCCGCGGCGCGCGAGTGGTTCGCCCGGAACGACTTCTACGAGGTCACTCCCCCCATCATCACCTCCAATGCCTGCGAGGGCGGTACCACGCTCTTCGAGCTGAAGTACTTCGACCAAAAGGCCTATCTGGCCCAGAGCGCGCAGCTCTACCTCGAGGCCATCATGTTCTCGCTCGAGAGGGTCTACAGCCTAACGCCCTCGTTCAGGGCGGAGCGCTCCCGCACAACGAGGCACCTCGCGGAGTACTGGCATCTCGAGGGCGAGGAGGCCTTCGTCGGAAATGAGGAGAACATGCGAATTCAGGAGGAGCTGGTCTCTGCGATGGTCAACGCCGCGGCGGAGAGGAACCCGGAGGAGCTGAGGGCGCTCGGCCGCGACCCGGCGGAGCTCAAGAGGGTCACTCCCCCGTTCAAGAGGCTCAGCTACGCGCAGGCGCTGGAGCTCCTGCGCGATAGGGGCTACGGGATGGAGTGGGGCGAAGACCTCGGCACCAACGAGGAGAGGGTTCTGGTCGAGGGCGAGGAGAAACCGGTTTTCATAGTCAACTACCCGAAGGAGGCCAAGCCCTTCTACATGCGCGAGAACCCCGACGACCCCCGGACCTACCTCTGTGCCGACCTCCTAGCGCCCGAGGGCTATGGCGAGATCATCGGGGGGAGCGAGAGGGAGGTGGACGCGGACAAGCTCGTCGAGAGGCTCAGGGCGCAGGGAACGCCCCTCGGGCCCTACGAGTGGTACATAGACCTCAGGAGGTACGGGAGCGTCCAGCACTCGGGCTTCGGGCTCGGGATCGAGCGCCTCGTCCGGTGGATATGCAAACAGGAGCACATCCGGGACACCATCCCGTTCCCGAGGACGATAAACAGGGTCTATCCGTGA
- a CDS encoding carbohydrate kinase family protein, whose translation MRTPLDVIAVGNIVIDYQVGPLEDLPSWGTLTKLSRGPRPAIGGNGAIFAVAAARLGLRTALAGRVGRDSWGDWILSRLAEEGVETERVRRGRGGTATTIVLVRPDGERAFLHHIGAGASLKSRELQGLPRCRWLHISSMFLLPSLTSRGIERALRAAERMGAKTSLDVAWDPSGAWELGGCLTAADWFLPNLDEARAITGKKNVEEAAGALRDMGARNVAVKMGAEGALVLSEEAGVLRIPPFRVNAVDSTGAGDVFDAALVYGLLKGMPPARAALLASAAGAFSTTAVGGTAAAPSAAELIEFIRSCKRERG comes from the coding sequence ATGAGGACACCGCTCGACGTTATCGCCGTCGGGAACATAGTGATTGACTACCAGGTAGGCCCGCTCGAGGACCTACCCTCATGGGGCACCCTGACCAAACTCTCCCGTGGGCCAAGGCCGGCCATCGGCGGAAACGGCGCAATATTCGCTGTGGCCGCAGCGAGACTCGGCCTGCGCACGGCTCTGGCCGGCAGGGTTGGCCGAGACTCTTGGGGCGACTGGATTCTTAGTAGGCTGGCAGAGGAAGGGGTCGAGACGGAGAGGGTCAGGAGGGGGAGGGGGGGGACCGCCACCACAATTGTTCTCGTGCGCCCGGACGGGGAGAGAGCCTTCCTACACCACATCGGAGCCGGGGCCTCCCTGAAGTCGAGGGAACTCCAGGGGCTCCCACGCTGCCGCTGGCTCCACATCTCCTCGATGTTCCTCCTCCCATCCTTGACTTCACGTGGCATCGAGAGGGCCCTAAGGGCGGCGGAGAGGATGGGAGCAAAGACCTCGCTTGATGTCGCTTGGGACCCCAGCGGAGCCTGGGAGCTCGGGGGCTGCCTGACCGCCGCCGACTGGTTCCTGCCAAATCTCGACGAGGCCAGGGCGATAACTGGGAAGAAAAACGTGGAAGAGGCGGCCGGTGCGCTAAGGGATATGGGGGCGAGAAACGTCGCCGTGAAGATGGGGGCGGAGGGGGCGCTCGTGCTCTCGGAAGAAGCGGGTGTCCTCCGCATCCCGCCCTTCAGGGTCAATGCGGTGGACAGCACGGGTGCAGGCGATGTTTTCGACGCGGCCCTCGTCTACGGCCTCCTGAAAGGGATGCCCCCGGCTCGAGCCGCCCTCCTGGCCAGCGCCGCGGGAGCCTTTAGCACTACAGCTGTGGGCGGGACCGCCGCTGCCCCGAGTGCGGCCGAGCTGATCGAGTTCATAAGATCCTGCAAAAGGGAAAGAGGATGA
- a CDS encoding adenylosuccinate synthase: MPAEVVVGAQWGDEGKGKIVDYLSREADYVVRFNGGDNAGHTIRAGGRELKLHLVPSGVLRKGCTAVIGNGVAVNPWRLMEELAILRKQGVSGFKLLISERAHVILPHHILLDGLEEELRAGGRLGTTGRGIGPAFTDKAARLGVTMGDLLERDTLERKLWLILEARRAILDTTGRRGALPPWDELIQRCLIAGETLKENVCDTSAVLNRALDVGKRVLLEGAQGTLLDPDHGTYPYTTSSNAVAGAACTGAGIGPRRIDRVLGVVKAYTTRVGEGPFPTELDDEKGHHLLVKGGEYGTTTGRARRCGWLDLVALRHACRVNGFDALALTKLDVLGGLRKVKVAVRYKLRGRRVRGWPLSLRTLGEARPVYRELEGWPELGEEEWRDIASRGYEALPLQARAYIEFIQSELGTPIELISVGPAREATIDLRKERPARRSRRPRASSSRKRRALD; encoded by the coding sequence ATGCCGGCAGAGGTGGTTGTCGGGGCCCAGTGGGGGGACGAGGGCAAGGGTAAGATTGTGGACTATCTCTCGCGCGAAGCAGACTATGTCGTTCGCTTCAACGGCGGTGACAACGCGGGCCACACAATACGCGCTGGCGGGAGGGAGCTGAAACTCCATCTGGTCCCCTCCGGGGTACTAAGAAAGGGCTGCACGGCCGTTATCGGCAATGGAGTCGCGGTCAACCCCTGGAGGCTCATGGAGGAGCTGGCGATTCTTAGGAAGCAGGGAGTGAGCGGGTTCAAGCTGCTCATCAGCGAGAGGGCCCACGTGATTCTCCCGCACCACATCCTTCTCGACGGTCTCGAAGAGGAGCTCAGGGCCGGAGGGCGGCTGGGTACGACCGGGAGGGGCATAGGGCCCGCTTTCACCGACAAGGCCGCGCGCCTCGGGGTGACGATGGGGGACCTCCTCGAGAGGGACACGCTCGAGAGGAAGCTCTGGCTGATTCTCGAGGCGAGGCGGGCCATCCTTGATACCACCGGCCGCCGGGGGGCGCTCCCCCCTTGGGATGAGCTGATTCAGCGCTGCCTAATCGCGGGAGAGACTCTGAAGGAGAACGTCTGCGACACCTCCGCTGTGCTGAACAGGGCGCTCGATGTTGGGAAGAGGGTTCTCTTGGAGGGGGCGCAGGGAACCCTGCTCGACCCAGACCACGGCACCTACCCCTACACCACATCGTCGAACGCGGTGGCGGGAGCCGCCTGCACCGGAGCGGGAATCGGTCCTCGGAGAATAGACCGTGTGCTAGGGGTTGTCAAGGCCTACACCACTCGCGTGGGCGAGGGGCCCTTCCCGACTGAGCTCGACGATGAGAAGGGGCACCACCTGCTCGTGAAGGGGGGCGAGTATGGCACAACGACCGGCCGCGCGAGGAGGTGCGGCTGGCTCGACCTCGTGGCCCTGAGGCACGCCTGCCGGGTCAACGGTTTCGACGCCTTGGCACTCACAAAGCTCGATGTCTTGGGGGGATTGAGAAAAGTCAAAGTGGCGGTCCGTTACAAACTCAGGGGGCGGAGGGTGCGCGGCTGGCCCCTTAGCCTCCGGACGCTCGGTGAGGCGAGGCCTGTGTATAGAGAGCTGGAGGGCTGGCCGGAGCTCGGCGAGGAGGAATGGAGGGACATTGCCTCACGAGGCTACGAGGCCCTTCCACTGCAGGCCCGGGCCTACATCGAGTTCATCCAATCAGAGCTCGGTACGCCAATAGAGCTGATATCGGTCGGGCCTGCAAGGGAGGCGACGATTGACCTCAGGAAGGAGCGCCCGGCGCGGCGGAGCCGGCGACCACGAGCCTCGTCAAGCCGAAAGCGCCGAGCACTCGATTGA
- a CDS encoding FKBP-type peptidyl-prolyl cis-trans isomerase — MDEGSKIRSALGAVLTSALLLIIAGCLGGPPPEEPKLRLSPIEGSLRAAAGDNVTFIVLLKNNRLGQEVLHVSVDSQPPGWSVTLSNTTFEIGPKARKPVFVTVGIPPDTDVGRYTVKLLATPTLAQGGAVTKGLVINVIEPAEPVVVRGSQVRVDYTGYLSSYEVFDTSVRSVGSDIYIQKSPRFSPPALNKYEPLSFRVGEGQMVSGFESGVLGMCVGQSRTLAVEPREGYGKFERVRINLSESFPMVREMTILNFTQTYGEEPAPNKVVLEPYWGWKVHVVNVTQDSVTVLTLPEPGQTSTPYGWESRVVDVNGSADGGRGRIEVRHYPTAGVNASYKGIAAEIVELTSSHIELEYNTNYSNPLATQVLYFIIRVVAIS, encoded by the coding sequence ATGGACGAGGGTAGTAAAATCCGCTCGGCGCTCGGGGCTGTCCTAACATCAGCGCTGTTGCTCATCATCGCTGGGTGCCTCGGTGGGCCCCCGCCAGAGGAACCTAAGCTCAGGCTCTCGCCCATTGAGGGGTCTCTGCGGGCCGCCGCGGGCGACAACGTGACTTTCATCGTGCTTTTGAAGAATAACCGTCTCGGGCAAGAGGTGCTCCATGTGAGCGTGGACTCCCAGCCGCCGGGATGGTCAGTCACCCTGAGCAACACAACTTTTGAGATCGGGCCGAAGGCGAGGAAGCCCGTATTCGTGACCGTGGGCATTCCACCTGACACAGACGTGGGCAGGTACACTGTGAAGCTCCTCGCCACACCCACCCTTGCACAGGGCGGGGCAGTAACGAAGGGGCTCGTTATCAATGTCATTGAGCCCGCGGAGCCGGTGGTGGTGCGGGGCAGTCAGGTGAGGGTGGACTACACTGGCTATCTCTCGAGCTACGAGGTCTTCGACACCTCCGTGCGGTCCGTGGGGAGCGACATCTACATTCAGAAGAGTCCAAGGTTCAGCCCCCCAGCGCTCAACAAATACGAGCCGCTATCCTTCAGGGTCGGAGAGGGCCAGATGGTGTCGGGGTTCGAGAGCGGTGTTCTCGGGATGTGCGTGGGGCAGTCCAGGACGCTGGCCGTCGAGCCCCGGGAGGGCTACGGAAAGTTCGAGAGAGTTAGAATCAACTTGAGTGAGAGCTTCCCGATGGTCAGGGAGATGACTATCCTTAACTTCACCCAGACCTACGGCGAGGAGCCCGCGCCGAACAAGGTCGTGCTCGAACCCTACTGGGGTTGGAAGGTTCATGTTGTAAACGTGACACAGGACTCTGTCACCGTCCTGACTCTCCCTGAGCCGGGCCAAACCTCAACGCCATACGGCTGGGAGAGCAGGGTCGTCGATGTCAACGGGAGCGCGGACGGTGGGAGGGGCAGAATAGAGGTCCGGCACTACCCGACAGCGGGCGTGAACGCCTCATATAAAGGCATCGCGGCCGAAATCGTCGAGCTGACATCGAGCCACATTGAGCTCGAGTACAACACGAATTACAGCAACCCTCTTGCGACACAGGTGCTCTACTTCATAATAAGAGTCGTGGCGATATCGTGA
- a CDS encoding PKD domain-containing protein — protein sequence MWSKGIESPLENLREKCCLDAWSLPRPTAVPRGRDHATIIACRRVRSQSPTRRLALFSCVIIVALALTVPLRHVPADATLITGAEPPNEPVINEGESVTFSVTISPGVAVELRWLVDGASQGWSGKSFTYKANFSSAGAHTVTVEATSGAVTDLHSWNLTVINVDLPMCVTGLDPPVDIELGSGSSRSFSVNVSNPDGDPLVFQWFLDGAILLGCNGSELILEPPAGSSGAHTLRVYVSDGASSFEFFWNVSFIAPLLALPEGDVEMLEGESRAFRLEGARGPVSWALDGAILNASGSCFTYSPSYRDSGVHNLSALSNGTLLHSWTVTVINVNQPPIIPDGWLVVGYVGEPVSVRLTARDPDGSIQSYEWDLDGDYTFELRSNSTPNLTCVFHTSGVRPAVLRVTDGEGAFSETIFILEIRERPPWQGWTEVAAAGGAMCILLLIIAIAQRRRIARIREERAKDEFFVQKSPEAEKEPRMPIGPEMVKEGAGGEGGAQRDEKKREGGEPGGDAGPPPSGAREGTGASPPVPEAEEEPELLQVMPSLGAREGELEAEPGHHEVELRPPGEKKGEPSTEPPSAEPGTPEQPAPLRDRVAEAEAEPREAGDLPG from the coding sequence ATGTGGTCGAAGGGGATTGAGAGCCCGCTGGAAAACCTGCGCGAGAAGTGCTGCCTCGATGCGTGGTCCCTCCCCCGACCCACAGCCGTTCCCAGAGGTAGAGATCACGCAACAATCATCGCTTGCCGACGAGTGAGAAGCCAGAGCCCCACTAGGCGGCTGGCCCTATTTTCTTGTGTAATCATCGTAGCGCTCGCCTTGACCGTCCCCCTCCGCCACGTACCCGCCGACGCCACCCTGATAACCGGTGCCGAGCCCCCTAACGAGCCGGTCATCAATGAAGGTGAGAGCGTCACCTTCTCCGTCACAATCTCGCCCGGCGTAGCGGTCGAGCTCAGGTGGCTCGTGGACGGCGCCTCACAGGGCTGGAGCGGGAAGAGCTTCACCTATAAAGCAAACTTCAGCTCCGCAGGAGCGCACACGGTGACCGTTGAAGCCACCTCCGGTGCCGTCACTGACCTCCACTCATGGAACCTTACCGTTATCAACGTGGACTTGCCGATGTGCGTCACCGGGCTCGACCCCCCCGTGGACATCGAATTGGGCTCGGGAAGCAGCAGAAGTTTCTCGGTCAACGTCTCCAACCCCGACGGCGACCCGCTGGTCTTCCAGTGGTTTCTGGACGGCGCGATCCTACTCGGCTGCAACGGCTCTGAGCTCATTCTCGAGCCCCCAGCTGGGAGCTCGGGAGCGCACACTCTCAGGGTCTACGTCTCCGATGGGGCGAGCTCATTCGAGTTCTTCTGGAATGTGAGCTTCATCGCGCCCCTTCTGGCGCTCCCGGAGGGCGACGTGGAGATGCTCGAGGGCGAGAGCAGGGCATTCCGCTTGGAGGGGGCCCGGGGCCCGGTCTCTTGGGCCCTCGACGGCGCCATTCTGAACGCCTCCGGGAGCTGCTTCACCTATTCCCCGAGCTACAGAGACAGCGGCGTTCATAATCTCAGCGCTCTTTCGAACGGCACCCTCCTCCATTCATGGACAGTAACAGTAATCAACGTCAACCAGCCTCCGATCATCCCCGATGGCTGGCTTGTGGTAGGATACGTGGGCGAGCCCGTGTCCGTGAGGCTGACGGCCCGCGACCCCGACGGGTCCATCCAGAGCTACGAGTGGGACCTAGATGGAGACTACACGTTCGAACTCCGCTCGAACTCAACGCCCAACCTCACTTGCGTTTTCCACACATCGGGAGTGAGACCGGCGGTCCTGAGGGTCACGGACGGCGAGGGCGCTTTCTCGGAGACGATTTTTATTCTGGAAATACGCGAGCGGCCACCCTGGCAGGGCTGGACGGAGGTGGCGGCCGCTGGCGGTGCAATGTGCATTCTCCTCCTCATCATCGCGATCGCCCAGAGGAGGCGCATCGCGCGAATAAGGGAGGAGAGGGCGAAGGACGAGTTCTTCGTCCAGAAGAGCCCCGAGGCTGAGAAAGAGCCAAGGATGCCTATCGGGCCCGAAATGGTGAAGGAGGGAGCGGGAGGGGAGGGCGGCGCCCAAAGGGACGAGAAGAAACGGGAGGGCGGTGAGCCCGGGGGCGACGCCGGGCCGCCGCCCTCGGGCGCAAGAGAGGGCACCGGTGCGAGCCCGCCCGTTCCGGAGGCGGAGGAGGAGCCTGAGCTCCTTCAGGTGATGCCCTCCCTCGGCGCTCGGGAGGGCGAGCTGGAGGCCGAGCCCGGCCATCATGAGGTCGAGCTGAGGCCGCCCGGGGAAAAGAAGGGAGAGCCCTCGACGGAGCCCCCGTCGGCCGAGCCCGGAACTCCGGAGCAACCCGCCCCCCTCCGGGACAGGGTAGCGGAGGCCGAGGCGGAGCCAAGGGAGGCGGGGGACCTCCCCGGCTAG
- a CDS encoding homoaconitate hydratase, giving the protein MLRGVSGSAGTGAAVSHFNFMTKRNLPPKITIYDTTLRDGEQMVGIAFSERQKLGIARRLDQLGVPQLDVGFPAVSREDMMAVRKIARAGLDAEILCLSRLRKEDIDAVQEAEADAALLFIAASPLHLRYKLKITEEDVLHRIPEALDHARSLGIKASFTPEDATRTSLPFLKKMIKTALEAGAWRVGIADTLGCATPEAIRFLVQRLRPLARTPFTLHLHNDFGLALANALAGLEAGADTVATTVCGFGERCGNVPLEQLAAALRFLYGRDTGIRMEGLTPLCRYVARIAGVRIPRNAPIVGNGVFTHKAGIHIAGVLACPATYEPYPPDAVGNRRKIVLGRHSGRSAVGVILRSRGERPDPASLERALRRVKKRKKERIIII; this is encoded by the coding sequence GTGTTGCGCGGAGTTTCCGGCAGCGCAGGAACAGGGGCTGCCGTCTCCCATTTCAACTTCATGACGAAGAGGAACCTTCCTCCAAAAATCACGATCTATGACACCACGCTGCGGGACGGCGAACAGATGGTCGGTATCGCATTTTCGGAGCGGCAGAAGCTTGGAATCGCCCGGAGACTTGACCAGCTTGGCGTCCCCCAACTAGACGTGGGCTTCCCAGCCGTTTCCCGGGAGGACATGATGGCGGTGCGGAAAATCGCCCGCGCGGGCCTCGACGCTGAAATCCTCTGCCTGTCCAGACTCCGCAAAGAGGATATTGACGCCGTACAGGAGGCTGAGGCCGACGCCGCCCTCCTCTTCATCGCCGCCTCCCCTCTGCATCTCAGGTATAAATTAAAAATCACAGAAGAGGATGTCCTGCACAGAATTCCGGAAGCGCTCGACCACGCGAGATCCTTGGGCATAAAGGCCTCCTTCACCCCAGAGGACGCAACTCGCACCTCCTTGCCTTTTTTAAAGAAAATGATAAAGACCGCACTCGAGGCCGGGGCCTGGCGGGTTGGTATAGCCGACACGCTCGGCTGCGCCACTCCCGAGGCGATTCGCTTTCTCGTCCAGCGCCTGAGGCCGCTCGCGCGCACGCCATTCACCCTCCACCTGCACAACGACTTTGGCCTCGCCCTCGCGAACGCCCTCGCCGGTCTGGAGGCAGGAGCGGATACAGTAGCTACGACGGTCTGCGGCTTTGGCGAGAGGTGCGGCAACGTTCCTCTCGAGCAGCTCGCCGCCGCCCTCAGGTTCCTCTACGGTAGGGACACGGGCATAAGGATGGAGGGTCTGACACCGCTCTGCAGGTACGTCGCACGGATCGCCGGTGTCAGGATACCCCGCAACGCCCCCATCGTCGGCAATGGCGTCTTCACGCACAAGGCCGGTATCCACATCGCGGGGGTGCTCGCCTGCCCCGCGACCTACGAGCCCTATCCTCCGGATGCCGTGGGAAACAGGAGGAAAATCGTGCTCGGAAGGCACAGCGGGCGCTCGGCGGTGGGGGTCATTCTGCGCTCGCGCGGCGAGCGACCCGACCCGGCATCTCTGGAGAGGGCCCTCAGGCGCGTTAAAAAAAGGAAAAAGGAAAGAATAATTATTATATAG
- a CDS encoding biotin/lipoate A/B protein ligase family protein — protein sequence MERTGRLVDTGPAPGPFTAALDEAIARARASGSVPDTLHFYSRRPPAVTIGYSLDAAQEVNLDYCRARGIDVVRRLSGGGAIYTDERQLVYSLTTQNLLPSSVEASLRVVCTALAEGISALGVRAEFSPVNDVIVNGRKVSGSAQMRKWGVVLTHGTIIVDADPAEMFRALRVPREKLERHSLCAPESRVTSLRAELGRAPPMEEVKAALRDALERALGVRFAPGRATPAEVELAAELVRTRYGRPEWNIGLRQRSGEGMEGIESGSRGSECSVTPSCSMEGPKANPELMGETEDGEDGNGHEGRDGGRRGG from the coding sequence ATGGAGCGCACTGGGAGGCTGGTGGACACGGGACCGGCCCCCGGGCCATTCACGGCGGCGCTTGACGAGGCGATAGCGCGGGCGCGGGCCTCGGGGTCGGTCCCAGACACTCTGCACTTCTACAGCCGCAGGCCGCCGGCCGTCACGATCGGGTACTCTTTGGACGCCGCGCAGGAGGTGAATCTGGACTACTGCCGCGCACGCGGAATCGATGTGGTCCGCAGGCTGAGCGGCGGCGGGGCGATATACACTGACGAGAGGCAGCTCGTCTACTCCCTCACAACCCAGAATCTCCTCCCTTCCTCTGTCGAGGCCTCACTCCGCGTCGTCTGCACAGCGCTCGCGGAGGGGATATCAGCTCTTGGCGTGCGGGCTGAATTCTCGCCCGTGAACGACGTCATCGTGAACGGAAGGAAGGTCTCGGGCTCCGCCCAGATGAGGAAGTGGGGAGTTGTCCTGACCCACGGCACGATTATCGTCGACGCGGACCCAGCCGAGATGTTCAGGGCGCTCAGGGTTCCCAGGGAGAAGCTTGAGAGGCACTCATTGTGTGCCCCTGAGAGTCGTGTGACCTCATTGCGTGCCGAGCTTGGCCGCGCACCCCCGATGGAGGAGGTGAAGGCGGCGCTCAGGGATGCGCTCGAAAGGGCGCTGGGGGTAAGATTCGCTCCTGGCCGTGCCACCCCCGCGGAGGTGGAGCTGGCTGCCGAGCTTGTCAGGACTCGATACGGACGGCCAGAGTGGAACATCGGGCTCAGACAGAGGAGCGGAGAGGGGATGGAGGGGATAGAGAGCGGGTCGCGCGGTTCGGAGTGCTCCGTTACTCCTTCGTGTTCTATGGAGGGGCCGAAGGCGAACCCTGAGCTGATGGGCGAAACTGAGGACGGAGAGGATGGGAACGGGCACGAGGGGCGTGATGGAGGGAGGAGGGGAGGTTGA